CTCTAATACTGTAGTAGCTGCTATCCCCCCAATACCTTTAGATAAGCTAATTTCTGAACTTAAAAAAAGAAATATAGAAATTAGTAGAGGCATGGGAGAGTTAAGAGATAAAATAATTAGAATCGGAATTTTAGGTGTAGTTGACGATAGGGCGTTAAATAGACTTGTAAATAATTTAAATGAAATACTTCATACAAATGTTAATCTTAAACCACCAAAACAATGCGAATTACCGGAAGAGTTAAAAGTCGAAGTTTCATGGGATTAGAGAGGGATATGTAGTGTCACAAGACCTGCATTTTAATGAAGTTTATATATCTTTATGGCAGAATAAATTAACAAAATACGAAATTGCTAGAGTAGTTAGTGCAAGAGCATTGCAGCTAGCTATGGGTGCACCTCCACTTATTGATTTGACTACTATAAATTCTACGTTAAATGCAGTTACAATAGCTGAAGAGGAACTAAAAAGAGGTGTACTTCCGATAACCATTAGGAGAAGATTACCTAATGGTAAAGTAATTTTAATATCTCTTAGAAAGAGTTAGGATATATGAATTTATGTAATATTAGCAATTTTTATCTCATAATAGCAGAAAAGTCTAAAGCGGCAAAGAAGATTGCTGAGGCATTATCCAATAAGCCTGTTTTATGTAGAAAATATGGTGTTAATTATTGGGTATTAAATATTAATAAGATAGAATATTATGTTGTAGTTCCAGCTGCTGGCCATTTATTT
The genomic region above belongs to Saccharolobus caldissimus and contains:
- a CDS encoding DNA-directed RNA polymerase subunit K — its product is MSQDLHFNEVYISLWQNKLTKYEIARVVSARALQLAMGAPPLIDLTTINSTLNAVTIAEEELKRGVLPITIRRRLPNGKVILISLRKS